A window of the Astyanax mexicanus isolate ESR-SI-001 chromosome 22, AstMex3_surface, whole genome shotgun sequence genome harbors these coding sequences:
- the zgc:112294 gene encoding transmembrane protein 17A, whose amino-acid sequence MPVFYTPIPQNLRVGLAHASSSVFINNRTRDSGDLREHSVEDEVCGEVSSHLPLQMLLYFNMFYFPFWWISEIVMLDLKFPMLPGYYQCLMVMGMVLISLFEVIRVYLGYVGNLKEKVPELAGFWLISFLFQLPILLFFLSDEGLLILPLERAVHALYLVFLLGEVSTSFMALRVMTRKLALQFHLRQFGLHATDTLSAFGARSVLPMLPIRDIQPQ is encoded by the exons ATGCCTGTGTTTTACACCCCCATTCCCCAGAACCTGAGAGTGGGGCTAGCTCACGCTAGCAGCTCAGTGTTTATTAATAACAGGACGAGGGACAGTGGTGACCTGAGGGAGCACAGTGTCGAGGATGAAG TTTGTGGGGAAGTATCTTCTCACCTGCCTCTGCAGATGCTCCTCTACTTTAACATGTTCTACTTCCCGTTCTGGTGGATCTCTGAGATCGTCATGCTGGATCTAAAG TTCCCCATGCTGCCCGGATACTACCAGTGTCTGATGGTGATGGGAATGGTGCTAATTAGCTTATTTGAGGTGATCCGTGTCTACCTGGGTTATGTTGGGAACCTGAAAGAAAAG GTGCCAGAGCTGGCTGGTTTCTGGCTGATCTCCTTCCTCTTCCAGCTGCCGATCCTGCTCTTCTTCCTCAGTGATGAAGGTCTGCTGATCCTGCCTCTGGAGCGGGCGGTGCACGCTCTGTATCTGGTCTTTCTGCTGGGTGAGGTGTCCACCTCCTTCATGGCTCTGAGGGTCATGACCCGGAAACTCGCCCTGCAGTTTCACCTCCGGCAGTTCGGCCTCCACGCCACGGACACGCTGTCAGCATTCGGCGCCAGGAGCGTATTACCCATGCTGCCCATCAGAGACATCCAGCCAcagtga